One Paramisgurnus dabryanus chromosome 8, PD_genome_1.1, whole genome shotgun sequence DNA window includes the following coding sequences:
- the LOC135771798 gene encoding NACHT, LRR and PYD domains-containing protein 3-like, translated as MNGKGSPVTPGTQDSPSEMMLSRQELKATIHNTHTEPVSSDNTSHNDPTSKTINKSVRPASLGSSCVSMKSNFSLDAPPNLQNEDAHSSVLEERNKSHLLVPSCLSMKSNQSMDPPIKLDRELPPEPTFDQSEAEHINIVEGQMGNAVFKLNLLKKYQFLYEGISKQGNPTLLNEIYTELYITESESGEISNEHEVRQIETQSRRTTTEETPIKCNDIFKPLPEQHKHIRSVMTKGVAGIGKTVSVQKFILDWAEEKENQDVHLIFPLPFREINLMKDKTLSLLDLLHLFFPETKEMEIFSDEYKVLFIFDGLDECRLSLDFHSSVRLCDVNESTSVDVMLTNLIKGNLCPSALIWITSRPAAADLIPSECFDRVTEVRGFSDPQKEEYFRKRISDESLSDQIISHLKSSRSLYIMCHIPVFCWISVTVLERILSETERREIPKTLTQMYTHFLIIQTNIKHQKDYEKEDEDMIFKLGKLAFEQLVKGNLIFYDEDLMECGIDVAEASVYSGLCTQIFREEFGLYQGKVYCFVHLTIQEHLAALYVHTSFSRGDTGILNYWKTSNIATCFKCSSLPDLHKSAVDKMLQSKNGHFDLFLRFLLGLSLESNQALLHHILPQLSVVSSTSVTETTDYIKIRIRMNLPPEKYISLFHCLNELNDFSLEEEIQSFQKSRRLSKTKLSASQWAALVFVLLSSDNRLDVFDLRKYSVNNADECLERMLPVVLATKTAEVRHCNLSDKGFQALRSALSSKSSNIKHLKLSGNVLCGSGMKILSDGLKNLHCKLETLELSECGITAGDCSLLSAALNVNPSHLIDLDLSFNHTGDAGVRQLSQVLKNPNCVLQKLKLVSCNLTRESCLSLSEALSTNSSLVDLDLSKNYLRDSGLKFLCDGLKSPLCKLKTLCLEDCSFTKNGCGFLCTALRSNPFHLTELRLNRNMIQNSGVEMLSPLLKETQCKLERLRLSYCEITEGGGAALASALTLNPAHLRELDLSGNKLGSAKKLLTALQEHSDYRLEKLKIDR; from the exons ATGAATGGAAAGGGGTCCCCTGTGACCCCCGGTACACAAGATTCACCTTCAGAGATGATGCTATCCAGACAAGAGCTTAAAGCAACAATACATAATACACATACTGAACCTGTTTCATCAGATAACACATCTCACAATGACCCAACATCCAAGAC tatAAACAAGTCAGTACGACCAGCATCTCTTGGATCTAGCTGTGTATCCATGAAGAGCAACTTTTCATTGGATGCTCCACCAAACCTTCAGAATGAAGATGCACACAG TTCAGTCCTGGAGGAGAGAAACAAATCACACTTACTAGTTCCCAGCTGTTTGTCCATGAAGAGTAACCAGTCTATGGATCCACCCATAAAATTAGACAGAGAACTTCCACCAGAACCAAC gTTCGACCAATCAGAGGCTGAACACATAAACATTGTAGAGGGTCAGATGGGGAATGCAGTCTTCAAATTAAATCTGCTGAAGAAGTATCAGTTTTTGTATGAGGGAATATCAAAGCAGGGAAACCCAACACTATTGAATGAGATTTACACAGAGCTCTACATCACAGAGAGTGAAAGTGGAGAGATCAGTAATGAACATGAGGTGAGACAGATTGAGACACAATCCAGAAGAACAACAACAGAGGAGACACCAATCAAATGTAATGACATCTTTAAACCTTTACctgaacaacacaaacacatcagaagTGTGATGACAAAGGGAGTCGCTGGCATTGGAAAAACAGTCTCTGTACAGAAGTTCATTCTGGACTGGGCTGAAGAGAAAGAGAATCAGGACGTCCACCTCATATTTCCACTTCCTTTCAGAGAGATCAATTTGATGAAGGACAAAACACTCAGTCTTTTAGATCTTCTTCATCTTTTCTTCCCAGAGACAAAAGAAATGGAAATCTTCAGTGATGAATATAAAGTGTTGTTCATCTTTGATGGTTTGGATGAGTGTCGTCTGTCTCTGGATTTTCACAGCAGTGTGAGGTTGTGTGATGTAAATGAATCAACCTCAGTGGACGTGATGCTGACAAACCTCATCAAGGGGAATCTGTGTCCCTCTGCTCTCATCTGGATCACCTCCAGACCAGCAGCAGCTGATCTCATCCCCTCTGAGTGTTTTGATCGAGTCACAGAGGTACGAGGCTTCAGTGATCCACAGAAGGAGGAATACTTCAGGAAGAGAATCAGTGATGAGAGTCTGTCTGATCAAATCATCTCACACCTGAAGTCATCCAGGAGTCTCTACATCATGTGCCACATCCCAGTGTTCTGCTGGATTTCAGTCACTGTTCTAGAGAGAATATTGAGTGAAACAGAGAGAAGAGAGATCCCCAAGACTCTCACTCAAATGTACACACACTTCCTGATCATTCAGACAAACATCAAACATCAGAAGGACTATGAGAAGGAAGATGAAGACATGATCTTCAAACTGGGTAAACTGGCTTTTGAGCAGCTTGTGAAAGGCAATCTGATCTTCTATGATGAAGACCTGATGGAGTGTGGCATTGATGTAGCAGAAGCATCAGTTTACTCAGGATTGTGTACTCAGATCTTCAGAGAGGAGTTTGGTTTGTATCAGGGAAAAGTTTACTGCTTTGTTCATCTGACCATACAGGAACATCTAGCAGCTCTATATGTGCACACGTCTTTTAGCCGTGGAGATACGGGTATACTTAATTATTGGAAAACATCTAACATTGCCACCTGCTTTAAATGTTCTAGTCTTCCCGATTTACACAAGTCTGCGGTGGACAAGATGTTGCAAAGCAAAAATGGACACTTTGATCTTTTCCTCCGCTTTCTCTTGGGTCTCTCGCTTGAGTCAAACCAGGCTCTTTTGCACCACATACTACCACAATTATCAGTTGTTTCTTCCACCAGTGTGACAGAAACCACAGACTACATAAAGATTCGAATCAGGATGAATCTCCCCCCAGAAAAATACATCAGCCTGTTCCACTGCCTTAATGAACTCAACGACTTTTCATTAGAAGAGGAAATACAAAGTTTCCAAAAAAGCAGACGACTCTCCAAAACCAAGCTGTCGGCTTCACAGTGGGCGGCTCTGGTGTTTGTCCTCCTGTCATCTGACAACAGATTGGACGTGTTTGACCTCAGGAAATACAGCGTGAACAATGCAGATGAATGCTTGGAGAGGATGTTACCTGTTGTCTTGGCAACCAAAACTGCTGA GGTCAGACATTGCAACCTATCCGACAAAGGTTTCCAGGCACTGAGATCAGCGCTCAGCTCAAAGTCCTCCAATATTAAACACTTGAAACTCAGTGGAAATGTCCTGTGTGGTTCTGGGATGAAGATTTTATCAGATGGGTTGAAGAATCTGCACTGTAAACTTGAGACACTAGA ATTATCTGAGTGTGGTATAACTGCTGGAGACTGTTCATTATTATCAGCAGCTCTTAATGTAAATCCTTCACATCTGATCGATCTTGACCTGAGCTTCAATCACACTGGAGATGCAGGAGTGAGACAATTATCACAAGTACTGAAGAATCCAAACTGTGTGCTGCAGAAATTAAA acTTGTGAGCTGTAATCTTACAAGAGAGAGCTGTCTATCTCTGTCTGAGGCGTTGAGCACAAACTCCTCTCTTGTGGATTTGGACTTGAGTAAAAATTACTTACGGGATTCAGGGTTGAAGTTTCTCTGTGATGGACTGAAGAGTCCTCTCTGTAAACTGAAAACTTTATG TTTGGAGGACTGCAGTTTCACAAAAAACGGCTGTGGATTTCTGTGCACGGCTTTGAGATCAAACCCATTTCATCTGACTGAACTCCGTCTGAACAGAAACATGATACAAAACTCAGGAGTGGAGATGCTCTCTCCTTTACTGAAGGAGACACAATGTAAACTAGAGAGACTGAG GTTGTCATACTGTGAAATCACAGAAGGGGGCGGTGCTGCTTTGGCATCAGCTCTCACATTAAACCCCGCCCACCTCAGAGAGCTGGACCTCTCCGGGAACAAACTGGGTTCAGCGAAGAAGCTGCTCACCGCCCTGCAAGAGCATTCAGATTATAGACTGGAAAAACTTAAGATAGACCGATGA